The Obesumbacterium proteus DNA window TCCGTAAAGATCGCCGAGGCTGGTTTGTTGCGTTGCCACGTTTCAATTACAGCCCTAGCAGCTCGACCAGCTTTAAACAGGCTGCGATAGAGCAGGGGCGTTTGCCGTCTTGGGGATATTTAGAAAAAGAGAGTGTTTACACTGCGCCAGCAGACGTATTGTCATTACTCGGGGTCAGTGAAGGGGAAACGCTCTACAAAATCTCAGGCTGGGGCGCGCTCGATAGTCACAAAGTTTTCTACCATGAAACTTTTATTAATGCACAGGTTGCCCCTGACTTTATTGGTCAGCTTGGTGAGCGTTCATTTGCCGAAGTATGGGAAAAAAACTATGCCAAAAAAACACATACCCAGCATTTGGAATTTAAACCTACTCGCCTTTCCGGCGGTGCATGCAAAGGCATGGGGGGAACATCGGGTACGCCGTCCATTCGAGTCAAAAAATATCGCGCCGACGAAGCAAATAAAATTGTTCAAATTGATATCGAATATTGGCGTTTTGAGTCAGTAGAATTTTTTATCGACTTATAGGAAGCATCATGAATCGTATACAAGCCACAAAGATATTGCAGCGTGCAGATAATATTCCGTTGTATCTACATGCCTATGCATTTCATCTTAATATGAGAGTGGAAAAGATATTACCTGAAAACCTGCTGGATATTGCCAGTCAGCATCAGCTTAAAGGTATAAAAGTTCATGTTTTAGATGGTGAGAGTCAGTCTTTAAGCTGTGCTAACGATGAACGATTGCAACAGTTTGGCGAAAAAGCACGTCGTTTAGGGCTGGATATTCATATTGAAACCAGCGCATCGGATGCTAAAACAATAGATCAAGCTGTAGCTATTGCAACAAAATCGGGAGCCTCCTCGGTACGATTTTATCCGCGCTATGAAGGGCATTTGAATGCCGTTCTCGCTCAGATTAGACAAGATATTCACTATATTAAAGAGAATTACCAACACAGCGGCTTAACATTCACGCTTGAACAGCATGAGGATCTGAAAGGCCATGAGCTGGTTAAATTAGTTAATGACGCTGATTTTCCTCAGCTGTCTCTACTATTTGATTTCGCTAATATGATAAACGCGAATGAAGAGCCACTTCCTGCATTAGCTGCAATGGCATCTAACGTTACACAGGTGCATATAAAGGATGCACTTATTGTCCGAGAGGCTAATGGGCTTGGGCATAAAGCCTGTATTTCTGGTCAAGGTGATTTGCCTTTTAAAGAGTTACTTTTCCAACTTGTATGCTTAGGAGAAGATAAGCCTCAGGTCATCGCCTATGGTTTAGAAGAAGAGGTGGATTATTATGCGCCGCCGTTTCGTTTCCAACATGAGGATAATAATCCGTGGATACCTTGGCGAGAAATGAGTGAAACACCGCTACCTAACAAAGAGTTAGATGTCAGACTAGAAAAAGAATTTAATGATGCATTAAATCAGATTGCCTACGTGAGAAATATATTACAAAAATTAAAACAAGAAGCGGTAGCTGTTTTAAAATAAATCAAAATAAATAACCAAAAGTAGCTCATCTAAATTTATATTGGATGGCTCTATTATCCAACACTATCAATAACATCATATGATTATATGGTGGGGTGAAACTATGTTAACAAAAAAGAAATGGACCATATTTAGTCTATTGGTTTTGTGTGGAGGAACGATATATAAACTTCCTTCATTGAAAGATGCATTTTATGTGCCCATGCAAGAATACTTTCATTTAACTAACGGTGAAATTGGCAATGCAATGTCAATTAACTCTATCGTTACGACGATAGGCTTCTTTTTATCTATTTATATCTCTGACCGTTTGCCGCGCCGTTTTACTATGTCAGTGTCATTAATCGCGACGGGGTTGCTTGGTATCTACCTCTCTACCATGCCGGATTATTGGGGAATACTGTTCGTCTGGGCATTATTTGGTGTGACATGCGATATGCTTAACTGGCCTGTTTTATTGAAGTCAGTCAGCCTATTGGGCGATAACACGCAACAAGGGCGACTGTTTGGCTTTTTCGAAACAGGACGTGGCATTGTAGATACTATTAT harbors:
- a CDS encoding GntR family transcriptional regulator; the encoded protein is MQNNSTVEFAKQKLNDWLKMGVITPGSKLPSERELEELLGIKRMTLRQALLYLEGESKIFRKDRRGWFVALPRFNYSPSSSTSFKQAAIEQGRLPSWGYLEKESVYTAPADVLSLLGVSEGETLYKISGWGALDSHKVFYHETFINAQVAPDFIGQLGERSFAEVWEKNYAKKTHTQHLEFKPTRLSGGACKGMGGTSGTPSIRVKKYRADEANKIVQIDIEYWRFESVEFFIDL
- a CDS encoding sugar phosphate isomerase/epimerase family protein, with protein sequence MNRIQATKILQRADNIPLYLHAYAFHLNMRVEKILPENLLDIASQHQLKGIKVHVLDGESQSLSCANDERLQQFGEKARRLGLDIHIETSASDAKTIDQAVAIATKSGASSVRFYPRYEGHLNAVLAQIRQDIHYIKENYQHSGLTFTLEQHEDLKGHELVKLVNDADFPQLSLLFDFANMINANEEPLPALAAMASNVTQVHIKDALIVREANGLGHKACISGQGDLPFKELLFQLVCLGEDKPQVIAYGLEEEVDYYAPPFRFQHEDNNPWIPWREMSETPLPNKELDVRLEKEFNDALNQIAYVRNILQKLKQEAVAVLK